Proteins encoded within one genomic window of Sphaerotilus montanus:
- a CDS encoding Ldh family oxidoreductase: protein MVQPIAEGSVCLPAEDIAAWAVQCLQALDLRPPDARQLADSLVQTSLWGVDTHGIARLPHYFERISRGSIRARPVLRIERTGASTAQVDGDQGQGILVGHFANRLAMDIARETGLAAVGVRDSSHCGAVGLYAREAARAGLIGLAFTHADSIAAPHGGQRPFFGTNPIAIAFPRASGEPVCLDMATTSIPWNRVMNARREGHTLPPDIAIDAHGQPTTDPQAAIAVTPLGGQDYGHKGYALALMVDLLSGPLHGNPFGPHIPSMFGDLDAPRRIGAFFLVIDPMRFAGGPMLAAVVEQMAHALAAEPGAPRMPGDPEHDCAAERRRTGIPVEPQLARQMHDWSVRLGVPSPLRTIAQG from the coding sequence ATGGTGCAGCCGATCGCCGAGGGCAGCGTGTGTCTGCCCGCAGAGGACATCGCCGCGTGGGCGGTGCAGTGCCTGCAGGCACTCGACCTGCGTCCGCCGGATGCCCGGCAGCTCGCCGACAGCCTGGTGCAGACCAGCCTGTGGGGCGTCGATACCCACGGCATTGCCCGCCTGCCGCATTACTTCGAGCGGATCTCGCGCGGCTCGATCCGGGCGCGCCCGGTGCTGCGCATCGAGCGCACGGGGGCGTCCACCGCCCAGGTCGATGGTGACCAGGGACAGGGCATCCTGGTGGGGCACTTCGCCAACCGGCTCGCGATGGACATCGCCCGCGAGACCGGGCTCGCCGCGGTGGGGGTGCGCGACTCGTCGCACTGCGGCGCGGTCGGCCTCTACGCCCGCGAGGCGGCACGCGCCGGCCTCATCGGGCTGGCCTTCACCCACGCCGACAGCATCGCCGCGCCGCACGGCGGCCAGCGCCCGTTCTTCGGCACCAACCCGATCGCGATCGCCTTCCCGCGGGCCAGCGGCGAGCCGGTGTGCCTGGACATGGCGACGACCTCGATCCCGTGGAACCGCGTCATGAACGCGCGCCGCGAGGGCCACACGCTGCCGCCCGACATCGCCATCGATGCCCACGGCCAGCCGACCACCGACCCGCAGGCCGCCATCGCCGTCACCCCGCTTGGCGGCCAGGACTACGGCCACAAGGGCTATGCGCTGGCGCTGATGGTCGATCTGCTCAGCGGACCGCTGCATGGCAACCCCTTCGGGCCCCACATCCCGTCGATGTTCGGCGACCTGGATGCGCCGCGCCGCATCGGTGCCTTCTTCCTCGTCATCGACCCGATGCGTTTCGCGGGCGGGCCGATGCTGGCGGCTGTCGTCGAGCAGATGGCGCACGCGCTGGCGGCCGAGCCGGGCGCGCCGCGCATGCCGGGCGATCCGGAGCACGACTGTGCCGCCGAGCGCCGCCGCACCGGCATCCCGGTCGAGCCGCAGCTTGCCCGGCAGATGCACGACTGGAGCGTGCGGCTGGGCGTGCCGTCGCCCCTACGTACTATTGCGCAGGGGTAA
- a CDS encoding fumarylacetoacetate hydrolase family protein: MKLLRHGPRANPKPGLLDADGQVRDLSALIGDITPATLSPASLAALASVDASTLPVVAQGELQVPWTGMTKFIAIGLNYADHAAESNMPIPKEPIVFTKTLECAVGCNHDVVLPQGSVKSDWEVELGVVIGTRARYVAEDDALAHVAGYCVINDVSEREYQLERGGTWDKGKGCDTFGPIGPWLVTADEVGDVQNLGMWLDVNGQRMQTGNTATMIFNVAQIVSYLSRFMTLNPGDVITTGTPPGVGMGRKPAPVFLKAGDVMRLGIDQLGEQQQTVHAWNPARIDS, encoded by the coding sequence ATGAAACTGCTGCGCCACGGCCCCCGTGCCAACCCGAAACCCGGCCTGCTCGACGCCGACGGCCAGGTCCGCGACCTCTCCGCGCTGATCGGCGACATCACGCCGGCCACGCTGTCGCCCGCCTCGCTTGCCGCGCTGGCCAGTGTCGATGCGTCCACGCTGCCCGTCGTCGCGCAGGGCGAGTTGCAGGTGCCGTGGACCGGGATGACCAAGTTCATCGCCATCGGCCTGAACTACGCCGACCACGCCGCCGAGTCGAACATGCCGATCCCGAAGGAGCCGATCGTCTTCACGAAGACGCTGGAATGCGCGGTCGGCTGCAACCACGACGTCGTGCTGCCGCAAGGCTCGGTGAAGTCCGACTGGGAAGTCGAACTCGGCGTGGTCATCGGCACCCGGGCGCGCTACGTGGCCGAGGACGACGCCCTGGCGCATGTCGCCGGGTATTGCGTCATCAACGACGTTTCCGAGCGCGAGTACCAGCTGGAGCGTGGCGGTACCTGGGACAAGGGCAAGGGCTGCGACACCTTCGGCCCGATCGGCCCGTGGCTGGTGACGGCCGACGAGGTGGGTGACGTGCAGAACCTGGGCATGTGGCTCGACGTGAACGGCCAGCGCATGCAGACCGGCAACACCGCGACCATGATCTTCAACGTCGCGCAGATCGTCAGCTACCTGAGCCGCTTCATGACGCTCAACCCCGGCGACGTGATCACCACCGGCACGCCGCCCGGCGTCGGCATGGGCCGCAAGCCGGCTCCGGTGTTCCTGAAGGCCGGTGACGTGATGCGCCTGGGCATCGACCAACTGGGCGAGCAGCAGCAGACGGTGCATGCCTGGAATCCGGCACGGATCGATTCCTGA
- a CDS encoding SDR family oxidoreductase produces the protein MSNRLRGKTAFITAAGQGIGRATALAFVREGARVIATDVNAAALDALAAECGCATQVLDVTDPAAIDAAAAQHGPVDVLFNGAGFVHAGTVLDCTEAEWDFAMNLNVRSMFRTIRAFAPGMLAKGGGSIINVASVAGSLKGAPNRFVYGTTKAAVIGLTKAVAADFITKGLRCNAICPGTVESPSLRDRIDAQAATSGLTQAQVEAAFIARQPMGRLGRVDEIAALAVYLASDESSFTTGTTQVIDGGWSN, from the coding sequence ATGTCCAACCGACTCCGCGGCAAGACCGCCTTCATCACCGCTGCCGGCCAGGGCATCGGCCGTGCCACCGCGCTCGCCTTCGTCCGCGAGGGGGCCCGCGTCATCGCCACCGACGTGAATGCCGCCGCGCTCGACGCGCTGGCAGCCGAGTGCGGCTGCGCGACGCAGGTGCTCGACGTGACCGACCCGGCCGCGATCGACGCGGCCGCGGCGCAGCACGGCCCGGTCGATGTGCTGTTCAACGGCGCCGGCTTCGTCCACGCCGGCACCGTGCTCGACTGCACCGAGGCCGAGTGGGACTTCGCGATGAACCTCAACGTGCGCTCGATGTTCCGCACGATCCGCGCCTTCGCCCCCGGCATGCTGGCCAAGGGTGGCGGCTCGATCATCAACGTGGCGTCGGTCGCCGGCAGCCTGAAGGGCGCGCCGAACCGCTTCGTCTACGGCACGACCAAGGCGGCGGTGATCGGGCTGACCAAGGCGGTGGCGGCGGATTTCATCACCAAGGGACTGCGCTGCAACGCGATCTGCCCGGGCACGGTCGAGTCGCCCTCGCTGCGCGACCGCATCGATGCGCAGGCCGCGACGTCCGGGCTGACGCAGGCGCAGGTCGAGGCTGCCTTCATCGCCCGCCAGCCGATGGGCCGGCTGGGCCGCGTGGACGAGATCGCGGCCCTGGCCGTGTATCTTGCGAGCGACGAGTCGTCGTTCACCACCGGGACCACGCAGGTCATCGACGGCGGCTGGTCGAACTGA
- a CDS encoding IlvD/Edd family dehydratase — protein sequence MSTPKKKRPEELRSQQWFGRQDRDGFAYRSWVKGKGVPHDQFDGRPVIGICNTFSELTPCNSHFRTLAEQVKIGVYEAGGFPLEFPVMSLGETLMRPTAMLYRNLASMDVEESIRANPIDGVVLLMGCDKTTPSLLMGASSVDLPTIGVSGGPMLNGKWRGQELGSGTGVWSMSEQVRAGTLKLQDFFEAESCMHRSHGHCMTMGTASTMASMVEALGVGLPGNAAYPAVDGRRNVLARQAGRRIVQMVHDDQKLSQILTREAFENAIRTLAAIGGSTNAVIHLIAIAGRIGVPLSVDDFDRLASELPCLLNLQPSGQHLMEDFCYAGGLPVVMKEIQHLLHTEIVTASGHTVAENIADAENFDPRVIKTFDAPFKANAGIAVLRGNLAPRGAVIKPSAATPALMQHTGRAVVFEDSNDFHARIDDENLDVDETCILVLKNCGPKGYPGMAEVGNMPLPPKVLRKGITDMVRISDARMSGTAYGTVVLHTAPEAAAGGTLALVQNGDLITLDVPARSLHLHVDDDELARRRANWAPPVPPMDSGYWKLYIDHVLQADEGADLDFLRGKRGSAVPKDNH from the coding sequence ATGAGCACTCCCAAGAAGAAACGCCCCGAGGAACTCCGCAGCCAGCAATGGTTCGGCCGCCAGGACCGCGATGGCTTCGCGTACCGGAGCTGGGTCAAGGGCAAGGGCGTGCCGCACGACCAGTTCGACGGCCGCCCGGTCATCGGCATCTGCAACACCTTCAGCGAGCTGACCCCCTGCAACTCGCATTTCCGCACGCTGGCCGAGCAGGTCAAGATCGGCGTGTACGAGGCCGGCGGCTTCCCGCTGGAGTTCCCGGTGATGTCGCTCGGCGAGACGCTGATGCGGCCGACCGCGATGCTCTACCGCAACCTCGCCAGCATGGACGTGGAGGAATCGATCCGCGCCAACCCGATCGACGGCGTGGTGCTGCTGATGGGCTGCGACAAGACGACGCCGAGCCTGCTGATGGGCGCCAGCAGCGTCGACCTGCCGACCATCGGCGTCTCCGGCGGCCCGATGCTCAACGGCAAGTGGCGCGGCCAGGAACTCGGCTCGGGCACCGGCGTGTGGAGCATGAGCGAGCAGGTCCGCGCCGGCACGCTGAAGCTGCAGGACTTCTTCGAGGCCGAGAGCTGCATGCACCGCAGCCACGGCCACTGCATGACGATGGGCACGGCCAGCACGATGGCGTCGATGGTCGAGGCGCTGGGCGTCGGGCTGCCGGGCAACGCGGCGTATCCGGCGGTGGACGGGCGGCGCAACGTGCTGGCGCGGCAGGCCGGGCGGCGCATCGTGCAGATGGTCCACGACGACCAGAAGCTCTCGCAGATCCTCACCCGCGAAGCCTTCGAGAACGCGATCCGCACGCTCGCGGCCATCGGCGGCAGCACCAACGCGGTGATCCACCTGATCGCCATCGCCGGGCGCATCGGCGTGCCGCTGTCGGTCGACGACTTCGACCGGCTGGCGAGCGAGCTGCCGTGCCTGCTGAACCTGCAGCCCTCGGGCCAGCACCTGATGGAGGACTTCTGCTACGCGGGCGGCCTGCCGGTGGTGATGAAGGAGATCCAGCACCTGCTGCACACCGAGATCGTCACCGCCAGCGGCCACACGGTCGCCGAGAACATCGCCGATGCGGAGAACTTCGACCCGCGCGTGATCAAGACCTTCGACGCGCCGTTCAAGGCCAACGCCGGCATCGCCGTGCTGCGCGGCAACCTGGCGCCGCGGGGCGCGGTGATCAAGCCGAGTGCCGCGACCCCGGCGCTGATGCAGCACACCGGCCGCGCCGTCGTGTTCGAGGACTCGAACGACTTCCACGCCCGCATCGACGACGAAAACCTCGACGTGGACGAGACCTGCATCCTGGTGCTGAAGAACTGCGGGCCGAAGGGCTACCCCGGCATGGCCGAGGTGGGCAACATGCCGCTGCCGCCGAAGGTGCTGCGCAAGGGCATCACCGACATGGTCCGCATCAGCGACGCCCGCATGAGCGGCACCGCCTACGGCACCGTCGTGCTGCACACCGCCCCGGAAGCGGCGGCGGGCGGCACGCTGGCGCTGGTGCAGAACGGCGACCTGATCACGCTCGACGTGCCGGCGCGCAGCCTGCACCTGCATGTGGACGACGACGAACTCGCCCGCCGCCGTGCCAATTGGGCGCCGCCGGTGCCGCCGATGGACAGCGGGTACTGGAAGCTCTACATCGACCACGTGCTCCAGGCCGACGAAGGCGCCGACCTCGACTTCCTGCGTGGCAAGCGCGGCAGCGCGGTGCCCAAGGACAACCACTGA
- a CDS encoding 2-hydroxyacid dehydrogenase — MRMSPLLEPLLRAQCTVHDRLHEADPAAFEAVAPRIRGIAASGESKVGAELMDRLPALEIISVMGVGYDGIDVAAAKARGVIVTHTPDVLNDDVADLALALMLAGSRQIVAADRYIRDGKWSGGPMPLARKLSGSRLGVVGMGRIGQAIARRAQAFDMPVAYHTRQPKPGLPYPHIASLVDLAARSDVLVVITPGGAATRHLINAEVLAALGPQGLLVNVARGSVVDETALIEALESGALGGAALDVFAEEPNVPERLRALPQVVLTPHIGSATNSTRGAMAGLAAENLRAKAAGEAVVTAVPECR, encoded by the coding sequence ATGCGGATGAGCCCGCTGCTGGAGCCGCTGCTGCGCGCGCAGTGCACGGTGCATGACCGGCTGCACGAGGCGGACCCCGCCGCATTCGAGGCCGTCGCGCCGCGCATCCGCGGCATCGCGGCGAGCGGCGAGAGCAAGGTCGGCGCCGAGCTGATGGACCGGCTGCCGGCGCTGGAGATCATCTCGGTGATGGGCGTCGGCTATGACGGCATCGACGTGGCGGCGGCGAAGGCGCGGGGCGTCATCGTGACGCACACGCCGGACGTGCTGAACGACGACGTGGCGGATCTGGCGCTGGCGCTGATGCTGGCGGGGTCGCGGCAGATCGTTGCGGCAGACCGCTACATCCGCGACGGGAAGTGGTCCGGCGGGCCGATGCCGCTGGCGCGCAAGCTGTCCGGGTCGCGGCTGGGGGTCGTCGGCATGGGCCGGATCGGGCAGGCGATCGCGCGGCGTGCGCAGGCGTTCGACATGCCGGTGGCGTACCACACGCGCCAGCCGAAGCCCGGCCTGCCCTATCCCCACATCGCGTCGCTGGTCGATCTGGCCGCACGCAGCGATGTGCTGGTGGTCATCACCCCGGGCGGCGCGGCCACGCGGCACCTCATCAACGCCGAAGTGCTCGCCGCGCTCGGTCCGCAGGGGTTGCTGGTGAATGTGGCGCGGGGGTCGGTGGTCGATGAAACGGCGCTGATCGAGGCGCTGGAATCCGGGGCGCTGGGCGGGGCGGCGCTGGATGTGTTTGCGGAGGAGCCGAATGTGCCGGAGCGGTTGCGGGCGCTGCCGCAGGTGGTGTTGACGCCGCACATTGGCAGTGCGACGAACTCGACGCGGGGGGCGATGGCGGGGTTGGCCGCGGAAAATCTGCGGGCGAAGGCGGCGGGGGAAGCGGTGGTGACGGCGGTGCCGGAGTGTCGGTGA
- a CDS encoding IS4 family transposase — protein MQSMTRLQALLKPLAKSDVDRLAREHGAQRYGKGALTVWDQLLVMLHGQFVQAPSLRGALQSFNAHKARLAALQTHELRRSTLSDGNRRAGSATVLSQVLQGLIRQLDGCRDKRVLGATSLIDSTPLTLKGRGFDVWTLGTKTRRTQGVKVHVQCDAATHAISRCEISAPNVNDVVQARQWEIQPGTTCVFDRAYCDYAWWARMTRQGVKFVTRLKRNAGMVVLEALPVPEAARGRILDDERIARRWRHPRSGKTWREPLVLRRIRLRTDDARLLVLVTNDFERTAIEISDLYRSRWQIELLFKWIKQHLAIRRTWGTNEHAAHLQIYAAFIAHVLLMLHQQASRSTTDLWVLLQRWRYGLFEPCEQALMPVCVPP, from the coding sequence ATGCAAAGCATGACACGACTGCAGGCGTTGTTGAAGCCACTGGCCAAGTCGGACGTGGACCGGCTGGCGCGTGAACACGGCGCACAACGCTACGGCAAGGGCGCGCTGACGGTGTGGGATCAGTTGCTGGTGATGCTGCACGGGCAGTTCGTGCAGGCACCCAGCCTGCGTGGAGCACTGCAGAGCTTCAATGCGCACAAGGCCCGTCTGGCTGCACTGCAGACGCACGAACTGCGCCGCTCGACGCTGTCGGACGGCAACCGGCGCGCCGGGTCGGCGACGGTGCTGTCGCAGGTGCTGCAAGGGCTGATCCGTCAGCTCGATGGCTGCCGCGACAAGCGTGTGCTGGGGGCGACCTCGCTGATCGACTCGACGCCGCTGACGCTCAAGGGGCGGGGCTTCGACGTCTGGACGCTGGGCACGAAGACCCGGCGCACGCAGGGCGTGAAGGTGCATGTGCAGTGCGACGCGGCCACGCACGCCATCTCGCGCTGCGAGATCAGCGCCCCCAACGTCAACGATGTGGTGCAGGCGCGCCAGTGGGAGATCCAGCCGGGGACGACCTGCGTGTTCGACCGCGCCTACTGCGACTACGCATGGTGGGCGCGCATGACCCGGCAGGGGGTGAAGTTCGTCACCCGGCTCAAGCGCAACGCGGGCATGGTCGTCCTCGAAGCACTGCCCGTGCCCGAGGCCGCCCGCGGGCGCATCCTTGACGACGAGCGCATCGCCCGCCGCTGGCGCCATCCCCGCAGCGGCAAGACATGGCGCGAGCCGCTCGTGCTGCGCCGCATACGGCTACGCACCGACGATGCGCGCCTGCTCGTGCTGGTGACCAACGACTTCGAGCGCACCGCCATCGAGATCAGCGATCTCTACCGCTCGCGCTGGCAGATCGAGCTGCTGTTCAAGTGGATCAAGCAGCACCTGGCCATCCGCCGTACCTGGGGCACCAACGAGCACGCCGCTCACCTCCAGATCTACGCAGCCTTCATCGCCCATGTCCTGTTGATGCTTCACCAGCAGGCCAGCCGCAGCACCACCGACTTGTGGGTGCTGCTGCAGCGCTGGCGATACGGCCTGTTCGAGCCCTGCGAGCAGGCCCTCATGCCTGTATGCGTGCCCCCTTGA
- a CDS encoding ABC transporter substrate-binding protein, giving the protein MQAKTWMSSALAAAALLAMAPAQADETLTVWWGKGYYKSEDDALYNAIKKFEAKNKGVKIELSLYAPQEIIPKSVASLDAGNPPDVAYGDVYDFQVTAKWAYDGKLEDISSIIDPMRAKFEPQALSTTFLLNNAEGGKRAYYAFPIKQQTMHIQYWKDMLGDAGYKESDIPTGWKDYWSFWCEKVQTGYRQKTGNRGFGTGFPMGVDASDSFFSFLTFMDAHNVKLVNDSGKLLVDDPTVRQGLINAVTDYTTVYTKGCTPPSSTNWKDPDNNVAFHNKTIVLTHNATISIAAKWLDDSANATLTDVQRAQAKKNYTELIATAAFPTKPDGTKMQYRAAVKTGVIFKAAKNKAMAKKFVAFLLDESNLTPYVEGSLGRWFPVTKAAQESAFWKTDPHRVTVYNQFKSGTVPFEFTKNYKFTVLNNENVWAKAMNRVLNEKVPVDKAVDEMIARIKTVAGN; this is encoded by the coding sequence ATGCAGGCGAAGACATGGATGAGCAGCGCCCTGGCCGCTGCGGCACTGCTGGCGATGGCGCCGGCCCAGGCCGATGAGACCCTCACCGTCTGGTGGGGCAAGGGCTACTACAAGTCCGAGGACGACGCGCTGTACAACGCGATCAAGAAGTTCGAGGCCAAGAACAAGGGCGTCAAGATCGAACTCTCGCTGTATGCGCCGCAGGAAATCATCCCCAAATCGGTCGCCTCGCTCGACGCCGGCAACCCGCCCGACGTGGCCTACGGCGACGTCTACGACTTCCAGGTCACCGCCAAGTGGGCCTACGACGGCAAGCTCGAAGACATCTCGTCGATCATCGACCCGATGCGCGCCAAGTTCGAGCCGCAGGCGCTGTCCACCACCTTCCTGCTGAACAACGCCGAGGGCGGCAAGCGCGCGTACTACGCCTTCCCGATCAAGCAGCAGACCATGCACATCCAGTACTGGAAGGACATGCTGGGCGACGCGGGTTACAAGGAAAGCGACATCCCGACCGGCTGGAAGGATTACTGGAGCTTCTGGTGCGAGAAGGTCCAGACCGGCTACCGCCAGAAGACCGGCAACCGCGGCTTCGGCACCGGCTTCCCGATGGGCGTGGATGCCAGCGACTCGTTCTTCTCGTTCCTGACCTTCATGGACGCGCACAACGTCAAGCTGGTCAACGACTCCGGCAAGCTGCTGGTCGATGACCCGACCGTGCGCCAGGGCCTGATCAACGCCGTCACCGACTACACCACGGTCTACACCAAGGGCTGCACGCCGCCGTCGTCCACCAACTGGAAGGACCCGGACAACAACGTCGCCTTCCACAACAAGACCATCGTGCTGACGCACAACGCGACGATTTCCATCGCGGCCAAGTGGCTCGACGACTCGGCCAACGCCACCCTGACCGACGTGCAGCGCGCCCAGGCCAAGAAGAACTACACCGAGCTGATCGCCACCGCGGCCTTCCCGACCAAGCCGGACGGCACCAAGATGCAGTACCGTGCCGCCGTCAAGACGGGCGTGATCTTCAAGGCGGCCAAGAACAAGGCGATGGCCAAGAAGTTCGTGGCCTTCCTGCTGGACGAATCGAACCTGACGCCGTACGTGGAAGGCTCGCTGGGCCGCTGGTTCCCGGTCACCAAGGCCGCGCAGGAAAGCGCGTTCTGGAAGACCGACCCGCACCGCGTGACGGTCTACAACCAGTTCAAGTCCGGCACGGTGCCGTTCGAGTTCACCAAGAACTACAAGTTCACGGTGCTCAACAATGAGAACGTGTGGGCCAAGGCCATGAACCGCGTGCTCAACGAGAAGGTGCCCGTGGACAAGGCCGTGGACGAGATGATCGCCCGCATCAAGACCGTGGCGGGCAACTGA
- a CDS encoding carbohydrate ABC transporter permease, with translation MRPGLSTWTLWGRALLVPYVLVFLVFVLYPVGYGLWLARHPDSYVRLLDDPIFYRTAVNTLIFVVVAVNVKMVVALGLSGFFVQTRWWIKIVSMVFILPWAVPSIPTILSVRFMLNPEWGVINSTIFRLTGLDGPNWLNDPTLGLGFAMLMHIWKSLPFWTLILVAGRLAIPGEQYEAASVDGATRGQKFRFITWPAMKDLYLTCTILSMIWTLGDFNSVYLLTGGGPADLTHVLATLGIRYLRLDQIDLAMASLVVALPLVLPLVWVMMKRLSK, from the coding sequence GTGCGACCGGGTCTCAGCACCTGGACCCTGTGGGGCCGCGCCCTGCTGGTGCCCTATGTGCTGGTGTTCCTGGTGTTCGTGCTCTATCCGGTCGGCTACGGGCTCTGGCTCGCCCGCCACCCGGACAGCTACGTGCGCCTGCTGGACGACCCGATCTTCTACCGCACCGCTGTCAACACGCTCATCTTCGTGGTGGTCGCGGTCAACGTGAAGATGGTGGTGGCGCTGGGCCTGTCGGGTTTCTTCGTGCAGACGCGCTGGTGGATCAAGATCGTCTCGATGGTCTTCATCCTGCCGTGGGCGGTGCCGTCGATCCCGACCATCCTGTCGGTGCGCTTCATGCTCAACCCGGAATGGGGCGTCATCAACAGCACCATCTTCCGCCTGACCGGGCTGGACGGGCCGAACTGGCTGAACGATCCGACGCTGGGCCTGGGCTTCGCGATGCTGATGCACATCTGGAAGTCACTGCCGTTCTGGACGCTGATCCTGGTAGCAGGCCGGCTGGCGATTCCGGGCGAGCAGTACGAGGCGGCGAGCGTGGACGGCGCCACCCGCGGCCAGAAGTTCCGCTTCATCACCTGGCCGGCGATGAAGGACCTGTACCTGACCTGCACCATCCTGTCGATGATCTGGACGCTGGGCGACTTCAACAGCGTCTACCTGCTGACCGGCGGCGGGCCGGCCGACCTGACGCACGTGCTGGCGACGCTGGGCATCCGCTACCTGCGGCTGGACCAGATCGATCTGGCGATGGCGTCCCTGGTCGTGGCACTGCCGCTCGTGCTGCCGCTGGTGTGGGTGATGATGAAGAGGCTCTCCAAATGA
- a CDS encoding carbohydrate ABC transporter permease, which translates to MTRARFTLKSIGREAQLLLIGIPVLLWTLLPIYHLVLFAISPRDKATSGRLWPQDPTLSNFDVVFHQKHFYLHHFWQQLGNSLFIAISVGAITLFVATCAAFSISRLKVRGGRTVMNLALMTYFIPAAFLAVPMYKTMSTYGLLNNRWSLILAMVTIASPYCIWVLKQASDKLPWELDEAARIDGASPMQLFRLVYLPLMVPSLVAVGTYALLLAWNEYLYGFLLLSNEADLTLSVALGNFLSADDSPWELLMATGLVYALPPAAIYYAFKRYMVSGLTAGAVKS; encoded by the coding sequence ATGACCCGCGCACGCTTCACGCTGAAATCCATCGGCAGGGAGGCCCAGCTGCTGCTGATCGGCATCCCGGTGCTGCTGTGGACGCTGCTGCCGATCTACCACCTGGTGCTGTTCGCGATCTCGCCGCGCGACAAGGCCACCTCCGGGCGCCTGTGGCCGCAGGACCCGACGCTGTCCAACTTCGACGTGGTCTTCCACCAGAAGCATTTCTACCTGCACCACTTCTGGCAGCAACTGGGCAACTCGCTCTTCATCGCCATCTCGGTCGGCGCGATCACGCTGTTCGTGGCGACCTGCGCGGCGTTCTCGATCAGCCGGCTCAAGGTCCGCGGCGGGCGCACGGTGATGAACCTGGCGCTGATGACCTACTTCATCCCGGCCGCCTTCCTGGCCGTGCCGATGTACAAGACCATGTCCACCTACGGCCTGCTGAACAACCGCTGGTCGCTGATCCTGGCGATGGTGACGATCGCGTCGCCCTACTGCATCTGGGTGCTCAAGCAGGCGTCCGACAAGCTGCCGTGGGAGCTGGACGAGGCGGCGCGCATCGACGGCGCATCACCAATGCAGCTCTTCCGGCTGGTCTACCTGCCGCTGATGGTGCCGTCGCTGGTCGCGGTCGGGACGTATGCGCTGCTGCTGGCCTGGAACGAGTACCTCTACGGCTTCCTGCTGCTGTCCAACGAGGCCGACCTGACGCTGTCGGTGGCGCTCGGCAACTTCCTCTCGGCAGACGACTCGCCCTGGGAGCTGCTGATGGCCACCGGCCTGGTCTACGCCCTGCCGCCCGCGGCGATCTATTACGCATTCAAGCGCTACATGGTGTCCGGCCTGACGGCTGGTGCCGTGAAAAGTTGA